A genomic segment from Candidatus Korarchaeum cryptofilum OPF8 encodes:
- a CDS encoding sugar phosphate isomerase/epimerase family protein — MAELTFGGMNNPHRDLMSEVRSILDIGMDFVELTVEWPLSWVDSVERRIDELKDAVESHNAFLLVHSPYYLEIAHPYEEVRRGALKEALKILEVSRKLESTSATFHPFTPGWLASIKEKARELNVVGFRELVKHGRELGVQILVENVDHGAFRSPPDIRYLLDHVDGLLMTLDVGHSVINGGLEKLKSYLKKCGKEIVHMHIHDNDMSSDLHLPIGAGRIPWPEVLGEISNYRGTVTLEVHSSDPDYLRISKEKILSILKPQEGARHQRYEQGD, encoded by the coding sequence ATGGCCGAATTAACGTTCGGTGGTATGAATAACCCACATAGGGATCTGATGAGTGAAGTTAGGAGTATACTGGATATTGGAATGGACTTCGTGGAGCTAACGGTTGAATGGCCTCTCTCCTGGGTGGATTCCGTGGAGAGGAGGATAGATGAACTCAAGGATGCTGTGGAATCTCACAACGCGTTCCTGCTCGTCCACTCCCCCTATTACTTGGAGATAGCCCATCCATACGAGGAGGTCAGGAGGGGGGCTTTGAAGGAAGCATTGAAGATCCTCGAAGTGTCCAGAAAATTGGAATCCACATCAGCTACTTTCCACCCATTCACCCCTGGCTGGCTCGCATCGATTAAGGAGAAAGCTAGAGAACTAAATGTAGTTGGGTTCAGGGAATTGGTTAAGCATGGGAGGGAATTGGGAGTCCAGATCTTAGTTGAGAACGTGGATCATGGGGCCTTCAGATCCCCGCCCGATATAAGGTACCTCCTGGATCATGTGGATGGCCTCCTCATGACGCTAGATGTAGGACATAGCGTAATTAACGGTGGTCTAGAGAAGCTCAAATCCTACCTCAAGAAGTGCGGAAAGGAGATAGTGCACATGCATATTCACGATAATGATATGAGCAGCGATCTACATCTACCGATAGGGGCTGGCAGGATCCCCTGGCCCGAGGTCCTCGGGGAGATCTCGAACTACAGAGGTACAGTCACGCTAGAGGTCCACTCCAGCGATCCCGATTACCTGAGGATATCCAAGGAGAAGATACTATCAATCCTCAAGCCTCAGGAAGGAGCACGTCATCAGCGTTATGAGCAGGGAGACTAA
- a CDS encoding D-aminoacyl-tRNA deacylase, whose protein sequence is MSKRLALAYSKKDPAGSGMAREIKDMMGEEFEISDKRCELIEVDREILYINGSQFEGFDYLAVLSRHSGTPNHPIFTAHVSGNFGRARYGGDHFKLSIAIPSLMKEYLISVSKRAEEIGYWVGFEPTHHGPTLDIPTAFLEIGCDETAWRDERGLRAAAESVLEAIESWKDGKFVAAVAFGGPHINDHFTRVELFTRFAIGHAARKLDAEWVDGEMVKQAVSRNGEPTGVAIVDNKGLKGEDRERIEGALRDLGLEVIRVKKILRDELGEEEGEEI, encoded by the coding sequence ATGAGCAAAAGGTTAGCTCTAGCGTACTCCAAAAAGGACCCGGCTGGCTCAGGTATGGCTCGCGAGATAAAAGATATGATGGGCGAGGAATTCGAAATCTCGGATAAGAGATGCGAGCTGATCGAGGTAGACAGGGAGATCCTCTACATAAATGGATCCCAGTTCGAGGGTTTCGATTATCTAGCGGTGCTATCAAGGCACAGCGGTACGCCAAATCATCCGATATTCACAGCTCATGTATCCGGGAACTTCGGGAGGGCTAGATACGGCGGGGATCATTTCAAGCTATCCATAGCGATACCCTCCCTGATGAAGGAATACCTAATCTCAGTCAGCAAGAGGGCAGAGGAGATAGGTTACTGGGTCGGTTTCGAGCCAACCCATCATGGCCCCACCTTAGATATTCCAACGGCTTTCCTCGAGATAGGTTGCGATGAGACAGCTTGGAGGGATGAGAGGGGGTTGAGGGCTGCAGCGGAATCTGTCCTGGAGGCAATAGAGTCGTGGAAAGATGGTAAGTTCGTAGCAGCTGTAGCGTTCGGTGGGCCTCACATAAACGATCACTTCACTAGAGTCGAGCTATTCACTAGGTTCGCGATAGGGCATGCCGCGAGGAAGCTCGATGCCGAGTGGGTGGATGGGGAGATGGTGAAGCAAGCTGTATCTAGGAACGGTGAGCCCACTGGAGTGGCTATAGTGGATAACAAGGGGTTGAAGGGGGAGGATAGGGAGAGGATAGAGGGGGCTCTTAGGGATCTAGGTCTCGAGGTGATCAGGGTTAAGAAAATTCTGAGGGATGAACTTGGTGAAGAGGAAGGTGAGGAAATATAA
- a CDS encoding DUF211 domain-containing protein, which yields MSRSPLGKSNSKRTFIRKLVLDVVKPHEPDIVEVADAISKLDGVKKVEVEVRDYDSNIERLKLIVEGDDLDEDDIMELIKYYGGNVASVDGVTVESEEFID from the coding sequence GTGTCGAGATCTCCCTTAGGGAAATCAAACAGCAAGAGGACTTTCATAAGGAAGTTAGTGTTGGATGTAGTGAAGCCCCATGAACCGGATATAGTAGAGGTGGCTGATGCCATCTCGAAACTCGATGGGGTTAAGAAAGTGGAGGTAGAGGTGAGGGATTACGATTCAAACATAGAGAGGCTGAAGCTCATAGTCGAGGGAGATGACTTGGATGAGGATGACATAATGGAGCTCATCAAGTACTACGGAGGCAATGTAGCGAGCGTCGATGGAGTTACTGTGGAGTCGGAGGAATTTATCGATTGA
- a CDS encoding tRNA (N(6)-L-threonylcarbamoyladenosine(37)-C(2))-methylthiotransferase, producing the protein MRFYIETYGCSMNRSDSQIMEKLLEEAGLIRVNDPREADVIVLNTCNVKTPTEQRMIQRARELSKYAPLVVAGCMAKSQGYKLKDFSKVLVAPREIDKIVEAVNSAIAGRRAEFLEWRFIDKSSYLRDPLELVGIIPIAEGCMGACTYCITRLARGGLTSFPKRNILRLAEHFLRKGAVELWLTSEDTAAYGRDMGENLANLIMDLSDLPGDFRIRVGMMTPSSALPILSELIGAYRSRKVYKFFHLPVQSGSDRVLEDMGRNYTVDQFLSMVDFIRKELSDVSIATDIIVGFPTEDEEDFESTLAILERLKPDVVNVSKFGARPGTKAASMRKLPDAIVSRRSKEVNELVERIKEEVNERYLGRELEVLVSEKGEKGFQGRTNSYKPVALREVKLGHFYLVEIVDFRANYLIGEVKEELGKAGLQIELKLT; encoded by the coding sequence TTGAGATTTTACATTGAAACCTACGGCTGTTCTATGAATAGATCTGATTCCCAGATAATGGAGAAGCTACTTGAGGAAGCTGGCCTCATCAGAGTAAATGATCCAAGGGAAGCTGATGTGATAGTACTGAATACTTGTAATGTTAAGACCCCCACGGAGCAGAGGATGATTCAGAGAGCTAGAGAGCTCTCGAAATATGCTCCTTTAGTCGTAGCAGGCTGCATGGCTAAATCCCAGGGGTATAAACTGAAGGATTTCTCCAAAGTTCTAGTAGCTCCGAGGGAGATAGATAAGATAGTTGAAGCTGTTAACTCAGCTATCGCTGGAAGGAGAGCTGAGTTCCTAGAATGGAGGTTCATCGACAAATCCTCATATCTGAGGGATCCCCTCGAGCTCGTAGGGATAATCCCGATAGCTGAGGGATGCATGGGGGCTTGCACTTACTGCATAACGAGGCTAGCTAGAGGGGGCCTCACTAGTTTTCCTAAGCGAAATATCCTCAGGCTAGCCGAACACTTCCTGAGGAAGGGAGCCGTTGAGCTCTGGCTCACATCTGAGGATACAGCAGCTTACGGTAGAGACATGGGCGAAAATCTCGCGAACTTGATAATGGATTTGAGTGATCTACCTGGGGATTTCAGGATCAGGGTTGGAATGATGACTCCTAGCTCCGCCCTGCCCATATTAAGTGAGCTGATAGGAGCTTACAGATCTCGTAAGGTCTACAAGTTCTTCCACCTGCCCGTCCAGAGCGGTTCCGACCGGGTGCTCGAGGACATGGGGAGGAACTATACCGTGGATCAGTTCCTGAGTATGGTCGATTTTATAAGGAAGGAGCTTTCAGATGTGTCGATAGCCACCGATATAATAGTAGGATTTCCAACGGAGGATGAAGAGGATTTCGAGAGTACTTTAGCGATTTTGGAGAGGCTCAAGCCGGATGTAGTGAACGTGAGCAAGTTCGGGGCGAGGCCCGGGACTAAGGCAGCGAGCATGAGGAAGCTCCCCGATGCTATAGTATCGAGGAGGAGTAAGGAGGTAAACGAGTTGGTTGAGAGGATAAAGGAGGAAGTAAATGAGAGATACTTAGGTAGGGAGCTCGAAGTACTTGTCTCAGAGAAGGGGGAGAAGGGATTCCAGGGAAGGACGAATAGCTATAAGCCTGTGGCCCTCCGCGAAGTGAAACTGGGTCACTTCTATCTAGTGGAGATAGTGGATTTCAGAGCGAACTATCTGATAGGGGAGGTGAAGGAGGAGCTGGGAAAGGCCGGGCTCCAGATAGAACTCAAGCTCACCTGA
- the speD gene encoding adenosylmethionine decarboxylase — protein MSSEIRPKETQVIAELYDVAEKDFLDSPELMKKLLQDAADESGVKVLHIHVHEFEPYGVSGFLMTDKGYVAIHTWPEHSYATINIVSFSEPSWSWDMYKIMAKFLKPRQQSAVEIKSGLDFR, from the coding sequence ATGAGCTCTGAAATAAGACCTAAGGAGACTCAGGTAATAGCGGAATTGTACGATGTTGCTGAAAAGGATTTCCTAGATTCCCCTGAGCTGATGAAGAAACTACTACAGGATGCGGCCGACGAGAGTGGGGTGAAGGTCCTCCACATACACGTGCACGAATTCGAGCCCTATGGGGTCAGCGGTTTCCTGATGACTGATAAAGGGTATGTGGCCATACATACATGGCCGGAGCATTCTTACGCTACGATAAACATAGTTAGCTTCTCTGAACCCAGCTGGTCCTGGGATATGTATAAGATAATGGCGAAATTCCTGAAACCGAGGCAGCAGAGCGCTGTTGAGATAAAGAGCGGCCTTGACTTCAGGTGA
- a CDS encoding metal-dependent hydrolase — protein MVRVTFLGHSAFLLEGSKRVLIDPWIEGNPQSPIKIEECKGADVYIVTHDHGDHGLEDAIKLSKRHGGTVVSIYEIAEEARRKGANSLGANIGSFFEVNGVKVVLTKALHSSNLGAPVGAVIELDGKRVYHAGDTGVFYDMKIIGELYKPDLALLPIGGHFVMGPLEASLAIELLGVSKVIPMHYQTFPVLKGKPEELKEHLGRRGIKAEIIALKPGESYEL, from the coding sequence TTGGTGAGGGTCACGTTCTTAGGCCACTCCGCTTTCCTGCTGGAGGGGAGCAAGAGGGTCCTAATAGATCCCTGGATAGAGGGTAATCCGCAGTCCCCCATTAAGATTGAGGAATGCAAGGGCGCTGATGTCTATATCGTCACGCACGATCACGGGGATCACGGCTTAGAGGATGCCATAAAGCTCTCGAAGAGACACGGGGGTACGGTGGTATCCATCTACGAGATAGCCGAGGAAGCGAGGAGGAAGGGAGCTAATTCCCTAGGCGCCAATATAGGCAGCTTCTTCGAGGTCAATGGAGTTAAGGTAGTCCTCACTAAGGCCCTCCACAGCAGCAACTTAGGGGCTCCAGTGGGAGCTGTCATCGAGCTAGATGGGAAGAGGGTATATCATGCCGGGGATACGGGGGTCTTCTACGATATGAAGATAATCGGTGAGCTCTACAAACCTGATCTGGCTCTCCTTCCGATAGGAGGACACTTCGTGATGGGTCCGTTGGAGGCTAGCCTCGCTATAGAGCTCCTTGGAGTTAGTAAGGTCATACCCATGCACTACCAGACTTTCCCGGTGCTCAAGGGGAAGCCCGAGGAACTAAAGGAACATCTGGGAAGGAGAGGGATAAAAGCGGAAATAATAGCTTTGAAGCCAGGAGAGAGTTATGAGCTCTGA
- a CDS encoding HEAT repeat domain-containing protein yields the protein MEIKGDEDCQLALYKIISQLLSEEYRGNKSRVGEILNGYDECFGEDVASLLSDMVFYVENGEVEKFLDILREKLRDKKLRDEATLILRELCSRELLDRLEGWGEDLEPSVRIAYLKCLLKLFDRGEVGVEDLAPLAEDPSPKVRLALVSSLSIYAEREDVKKLFIEMLGRESRGEIRNLILEALSSKTQAEASGKLDERFLSKIIKKLRRFP from the coding sequence ATGGAAATTAAGGGAGATGAAGATTGCCAGCTAGCGTTATATAAGATAATTTCACAGTTGTTATCAGAAGAATATAGGGGCAATAAATCGAGAGTGGGGGAGATATTGAACGGATATGATGAGTGCTTCGGGGAGGATGTGGCTTCCCTCCTCTCCGATATGGTGTTTTATGTTGAGAATGGGGAAGTGGAGAAATTCCTCGATATATTGAGGGAGAAACTCCGCGATAAGAAGCTCAGGGATGAGGCTACTCTCATCCTGAGGGAACTCTGCAGCCGGGAGCTATTGGATCGACTTGAGGGGTGGGGTGAAGACTTAGAGCCTAGCGTGAGGATCGCTTACCTCAAGTGCCTCCTGAAGCTCTTCGATAGGGGGGAAGTAGGAGTGGAGGATTTAGCTCCCCTAGCGGAGGATCCCTCGCCCAAGGTTAGGCTAGCTCTAGTTTCCTCCCTTTCAATATACGCTGAGAGGGAGGATGTCAAAAAGCTATTCATTGAGATGCTGGGGAGGGAGAGCAGAGGGGAGATAAGGAACTTGATATTAGAGGCCCTATCCTCTAAAACTCAGGCGGAGGCTTCGGGGAAGTTAGATGAAAGATTTTTAAGCAAGATCATTAAAAAGTTAAGAAGATTTCCATGA
- the tes gene encoding tetraether lipid synthase Tes, with the protein MVVELPKPQFFEVAGKEIYIGGPRPQLRESEKLVRHTSSICPECYRILPAILVERDGAIYIRKVCPEHGEYEDLYWGDSELFRKAMRFEVKGRGIYPPHTSLKAPCPFSCGICEAHWNTTALANLVVTNRCNMDCWYCFFYAERMGYVYEPSLEEIDRMVDLMLKEKPAHGNAVQITGGEPLLRDDIVEIVKLLKRKGVTHIQLNTEGVAFLEKPWLMKELREAGVNTIYFSFDGVTPIANPKTHWETPYILDLARKSSMTSLVLVPTVIKGINDREVGDIVKFAAYNIDVVRGVNFQPVSLTGKMPRDQRDKYRITIPDVIKRIEEQTDGQISRDSWYPVPFTVPISQFVEAITGKPKLMLTNHPACGMATYVFPVFENVDGRREVRFIPITDFVDVEGFYEFLSEKTREIMEGGNRLLVLLKVVSKLSSFIEREKQPPGLDLIKILRRILIRRNYEALGEFHYKALFLGMMHFMDLYNYDIQRVIRCDIHYFSPDGRMIPFCTYNVISDIYRDKVLREHSMSFEEYERKYGSGKVGPSMKYKRDIKKLESSELYLKTYEPFMDKIKFKKGG; encoded by the coding sequence ATGGTAGTCGAGTTGCCCAAGCCCCAGTTCTTCGAGGTAGCTGGGAAGGAAATATATATCGGGGGGCCCAGGCCCCAGCTAAGGGAGTCGGAGAAGCTCGTCAGACATACATCTTCGATATGTCCCGAGTGCTACAGGATACTCCCGGCCATCTTAGTGGAGAGGGATGGTGCTATATACATAAGGAAGGTCTGCCCAGAGCACGGTGAGTATGAGGACCTCTACTGGGGGGATTCGGAGCTATTCAGGAAGGCTATGAGATTTGAGGTCAAGGGGAGAGGGATATACCCGCCGCACACGAGCCTTAAAGCGCCTTGCCCTTTCTCCTGCGGTATATGTGAGGCTCACTGGAACACTACGGCCTTAGCCAACTTGGTGGTTACTAACAGGTGCAACATGGATTGTTGGTATTGCTTCTTCTACGCTGAGAGAATGGGATACGTCTACGAGCCCAGCCTAGAGGAGATAGATAGGATGGTCGATCTCATGCTGAAGGAGAAGCCAGCGCACGGTAATGCCGTTCAGATAACTGGCGGCGAGCCCCTGCTCAGGGACGATATAGTAGAGATAGTGAAGCTGCTCAAGAGGAAGGGAGTTACGCATATTCAGTTGAATACTGAGGGAGTGGCGTTCCTAGAGAAACCTTGGCTCATGAAGGAACTCAGGGAAGCTGGAGTCAATACTATTTACTTCAGTTTCGATGGGGTCACGCCTATAGCCAATCCGAAGACGCATTGGGAGACTCCCTACATACTGGATCTCGCTAGGAAGTCCTCAATGACTAGCTTAGTGCTCGTCCCGACAGTGATAAAGGGAATAAATGATAGGGAAGTCGGGGATATAGTGAAATTCGCAGCTTATAATATCGATGTGGTGAGGGGGGTCAACTTCCAGCCGGTCTCCCTCACGGGGAAGATGCCGAGGGATCAGAGGGATAAATACAGGATAACGATACCAGACGTCATAAAGAGGATAGAGGAGCAGACAGATGGACAGATATCAAGGGATTCTTGGTATCCAGTTCCATTCACAGTCCCAATAAGCCAGTTCGTTGAGGCAATAACTGGGAAGCCCAAGTTGATGCTCACAAACCATCCAGCTTGCGGGATGGCGACCTACGTTTTCCCGGTATTCGAGAATGTGGATGGGAGGAGGGAAGTGAGGTTCATACCCATAACTGATTTCGTGGATGTGGAGGGCTTCTACGAATTCCTCTCGGAGAAGACTAGGGAGATAATGGAGGGAGGGAATAGGCTCCTAGTCCTCCTGAAAGTCGTATCGAAGTTGAGTAGCTTTATAGAGAGGGAGAAACAGCCTCCAGGTCTCGATCTCATAAAAATCCTCAGGAGGATACTGATCAGGAGGAACTATGAGGCCCTAGGGGAATTCCATTATAAGGCCTTATTCTTGGGGATGATGCACTTCATGGACCTCTACAACTACGATATCCAGAGGGTGATAAGGTGCGATATACATTACTTCTCCCCCGACGGGAGGATGATACCCTTCTGCACGTATAATGTGATCTCAGATATATACAGGGATAAGGTCCTCAGGGAGCATTCTATGAGCTTCGAGGAGTACGAGAGGAAATATGGATCGGGTAAAGTGGGTCCATCGATGAAGTACAAGAGGGATATAAAGAAGCTGGAATCATCCGAGCTATATTTGAAGACATATGAGCCGTTCATGGATAAAATTAAGTTCAAGAAGGGCGGCTGA
- a CDS encoding geranylgeranyl reductase family protein, with the protein MIYDAAIIGAGPAGSAASFFLSQRGYKVIVIERSRKASSICGEYVPDPSSLGIEGEVGSSYSEFFKPFVVNELRRISFKIFGRSFKVDYLGYSIKRSEMVEDRLERAQDLGADVRLGESFITLEREEVYKILTSKGEYFARYVIGADGFLSRISRFLNGEKVDLDDVSIAFPIEAELKVEDPSEMKLIFDEEVAPGAYAWIIPRGDSRANVGLGIRCSMITMNPLDYMRKFLSILGIEARDLRGRFVPVGGLVKRVAEDGIFLLGDAAGMVIPSNGGGIHNAIISAYLLSKSLESELPEEKYTSYVNRYIRGDLEAGLTYRRAADVLLRLGILKKMIGLLPRSMASEAITGRRGKYYPLLKIVSYLYPLSKGRGGSRSACRLA; encoded by the coding sequence ATGATTTACGATGCTGCCATTATAGGAGCCGGCCCCGCTGGATCAGCCGCATCCTTTTTCCTATCCCAAAGGGGATATAAGGTAATAGTGATCGAGAGGAGCAGGAAAGCCAGCAGTATCTGCGGGGAGTACGTCCCTGATCCCAGCTCGCTCGGGATCGAAGGGGAAGTGGGCTCAAGCTACTCTGAATTCTTCAAACCCTTCGTAGTGAATGAACTGAGGAGAATATCCTTCAAAATATTTGGAAGATCCTTCAAAGTCGATTACTTAGGATATTCGATAAAGAGGAGTGAGATGGTTGAGGATAGGCTCGAAAGAGCTCAAGACCTCGGAGCCGATGTCAGGCTAGGGGAGAGCTTCATAACGCTTGAGAGGGAAGAAGTATATAAAATTTTAACGAGTAAAGGCGAGTATTTTGCAAGATATGTCATAGGAGCGGATGGATTCCTGAGCAGAATTTCAAGATTTCTGAATGGAGAGAAGGTAGATCTGGATGATGTCAGCATCGCCTTTCCCATAGAGGCCGAGCTGAAGGTAGAGGATCCGAGTGAGATGAAGCTGATATTCGATGAGGAAGTAGCGCCTGGAGCCTATGCATGGATAATCCCCAGGGGGGATTCGAGGGCGAATGTAGGCTTAGGGATAAGGTGCAGCATGATTACGATGAACCCTCTAGATTATATGAGAAAATTCCTCTCAATTTTGGGAATTGAAGCTCGGGATCTCAGGGGTAGATTCGTCCCAGTCGGTGGATTGGTCAAGAGAGTGGCTGAGGACGGTATATTCCTCCTGGGAGATGCGGCAGGCATGGTGATACCATCCAATGGAGGGGGGATCCATAATGCCATAATATCAGCTTATCTGCTCTCTAAATCCCTCGAAAGCGAACTTCCAGAGGAGAAGTACACTTCCTATGTCAATAGGTACATAAGAGGGGATTTAGAGGCCGGTCTTACCTACAGGAGAGCTGCTGACGTCCTTCTCAGGCTCGGAATTCTTAAGAAGATGATAGGTCTTCTCCCAAGATCCATGGCTTCCGAGGCCATAACTGGAAGGAGAGGGAAGTATTACCCCCTCCTCAAAATAGTCTCTTACCTTTACCCCCTATCCAAGGGCAGAGGCGGAAGCCGTTCAGCCTGTAGATTGGCGTAG
- a CDS encoding PEP/pyruvate-binding domain-containing protein, translating into MILSLREVPLRSEEEVGSKAWNLAKVLSEGLKVPETFLIPSTEVSKILMEGLRHEIFELSRSLISEDWNYLLEMERELKSSLSSVQIPEELIEELMRAIDGRIRDLAIIRPSPFSQGISEGDLKGRMQIWYFKPERKEILRAIQKVLSESFNLRTLARIYDLGSYPEDLSLALMIQEAIVPRSSGVAVCCPARRNEIVIRSTWGSFDERPSDKFRVGIDLREIIESEINEKKTKLLPTDKGLKEFDLETDLWLMPSISKEEVLRIANISLDLSPIFGTPNVMEWIIQEGTNEIFIIQAYRESEKPKIKSLEKKVIDMIQSRAVEVVTERRKQKIPQVIREMEFPPIGSRVYLFGPSAIFGVDGFVLTQEHVTSGEVDCSNIILLIDESEELRGEVLERCGVQSIILRPSNISSAIEVAKRMIAFNPGIKLILYLKDPGTIFLPGISGVFSGAVVPIDIIDKISGKFLRILKDSFGSIMIDLGESLPSVDLLSSLIKLGADFILGESEAQHQARLIWRAEARVFLEYARENLQKN; encoded by the coding sequence ATGATCCTATCGTTGAGAGAAGTCCCGCTCAGATCGGAGGAGGAAGTCGGTTCTAAAGCCTGGAACTTGGCGAAAGTATTATCTGAGGGACTGAAGGTCCCCGAGACATTCTTGATCCCATCCACAGAGGTTTCCAAGATCCTGATGGAGGGCCTGAGGCACGAGATATTTGAACTCTCCAGATCTCTGATCTCGGAGGATTGGAACTACCTCTTGGAGATGGAGAGGGAGCTCAAGTCCTCCCTCTCATCAGTTCAGATACCCGAGGAATTGATCGAGGAACTTATGAGAGCGATCGATGGGAGGATAAGGGACTTAGCTATAATACGCCCCTCCCCCTTCTCTCAGGGCATATCAGAGGGGGATCTCAAGGGCAGGATGCAGATATGGTATTTCAAGCCTGAGAGGAAGGAAATCTTGAGAGCTATTCAAAAAGTTTTATCTGAATCCTTTAACTTGAGGACACTCGCTAGGATCTATGATCTGGGCTCTTATCCGGAGGATCTCTCCCTGGCCCTGATGATACAGGAGGCCATTGTCCCCAGGTCATCAGGCGTAGCTGTTTGCTGCCCGGCCAGGAGGAATGAGATAGTGATAAGGTCCACATGGGGTTCCTTCGATGAGAGACCCTCCGATAAGTTCAGAGTGGGGATAGACCTCAGGGAGATAATTGAGAGCGAGATAAATGAGAAGAAGACGAAGTTACTGCCGACTGATAAGGGGCTTAAGGAGTTCGATTTGGAGACTGATCTATGGTTAATGCCCTCTATATCAAAGGAAGAGGTCTTGAGGATAGCTAATATCTCCCTTGACCTCTCACCGATCTTCGGAACGCCTAACGTGATGGAGTGGATCATTCAGGAAGGTACAAATGAGATATTCATTATTCAGGCATACAGGGAATCCGAGAAACCAAAAATAAAATCTTTGGAGAAGAAGGTTATCGATATGATTCAATCGAGGGCAGTGGAAGTGGTCACCGAGAGGAGGAAGCAAAAGATCCCTCAAGTTATTAGGGAGATGGAATTCCCACCCATTGGCTCAAGGGTATATCTATTTGGCCCTAGTGCGATATTTGGAGTTGATGGATTCGTATTAACGCAGGAGCATGTAACTAGTGGGGAAGTCGATTGTTCAAACATAATACTATTGATCGACGAGTCAGAGGAATTGAGGGGAGAAGTTTTAGAGAGATGCGGAGTTCAATCGATAATCTTGAGGCCTTCGAATATCTCATCAGCTATTGAAGTTGCTAAGAGAATGATAGCATTTAATCCGGGCATAAAGCTAATTCTATATTTAAAGGATCCTGGAACGATCTTCCTCCCCGGTATATCTGGGGTATTCTCAGGAGCAGTGGTCCCTATTGATATTATAGATAAAATTTCCGGAAAATTCTTGAGAATCCTGAAGGATAGCTTCGGATCCATTATGATCGATCTAGGCGAATCCCTGCCCTCAGTGGATCTACTGAGCTCCCTGATTAAGCTCGGAGCGGACTTCATATTAGGTGAGAGTGAGGCGCAGCATCAAGCTAGATTGATATGGAGGGCTGAGGCGAGGGTATTTCTCGAATATGCTAGAGAGAACCTTCAGAAGAATTGA
- a CDS encoding SAM hydrolase/SAM-dependent halogenase family protein: MVTLYLLTDFGYQDYYVGALKGVIKSICQRAEIIDLTHEVRKFDVRHGAFLLWQSLKWLEKNSIIVGVVDPGVGTSRDPVMIRSGQFTFVGPDNGLFWPAVQSIGSYEAYKIDLRSTGLAERRTGTFDGRDVFAPIAAMLACGKSMDELGFEKKSLEILDLWRIRAEGRRIVGEVRNVDRFGNIVTNIPWSYVRFEEAIVRVGDSYGRARVSPNYEYRGLLLIRGSSDLLEVSIAKGSAAELLNADLNYEISLEVIE, encoded by the coding sequence ATGGTCACTCTATACCTACTTACCGATTTCGGGTATCAGGACTACTATGTAGGAGCTCTTAAGGGCGTGATAAAATCTATCTGCCAGAGGGCCGAGATAATCGACCTGACTCATGAAGTCAGGAAGTTCGATGTGAGGCATGGAGCATTTCTACTCTGGCAGAGCTTGAAATGGCTCGAGAAAAATTCGATAATAGTTGGAGTAGTGGATCCGGGAGTCGGGACTTCTAGGGATCCGGTGATGATAAGGTCGGGACAATTCACTTTCGTAGGGCCTGATAATGGCTTGTTTTGGCCAGCCGTCCAAAGCATAGGGTCTTATGAGGCTTATAAGATAGATCTAAGGAGCACTGGACTAGCTGAGAGGAGGACCGGGACATTCGATGGTAGAGATGTGTTCGCTCCTATAGCTGCTATGCTAGCCTGCGGTAAATCAATGGACGAACTGGGTTTTGAGAAGAAGTCCCTGGAGATCCTCGACTTATGGAGGATCAGGGCTGAGGGGAGAAGGATCGTAGGCGAAGTTAGGAACGTAGACCGATTCGGTAATATAGTGACTAACATACCCTGGAGCTATGTGAGATTTGAAGAGGCTATTGTGAGAGTGGGCGATTCCTATGGGAGAGCTAGAGTATCCCCTAACTATGAGTACAGGGGGCTCCTCCTCATAAGGGGGAGTAGCGATTTACTTGAGGTTTCTATCGCTAAGGGGAGCGCTGCAGAACTATTGAATGCTGATTTGAATTATGAGATCTCATTGGAGGTGATCGAATGA